The following proteins come from a genomic window of Natrinema saccharevitans:
- the sdhC gene encoding succinate dehydrogenase, cytochrome b556 subunit, producing MSQSYNRGLIEDFGRWKEFSAGMWAWIFHKFTGWMLIGYLFTHIAVLSTSISAAGESTAVIEAQNDIYTTTLQGLEGLFLIRLLEIGLLAVAVFHILNGLRLLMVDLGIGLESQDKSFYASLILTGAITVASVPTFLTGVGI from the coding sequence ATGAGTCAGTCTTACAATCGCGGCCTCATCGAGGACTTCGGGCGGTGGAAGGAGTTCTCGGCCGGCATGTGGGCGTGGATCTTCCACAAGTTCACCGGGTGGATGCTGATCGGCTACCTGTTCACCCACATCGCCGTGCTGAGTACGTCTATCAGCGCCGCAGGAGAAAGTACGGCAGTGATCGAAGCACAAAACGACATCTACACGACGACGCTGCAGGGACTCGAGGGGCTGTTCCTCATCCGCCTGCTCGAGATCGGCCTGCTGGCGGTGGCCGTCTTCCACATTCTGAACGGACTGCGCCTGCTGATGGTCGATCTCGGGATCGGGCTCGAGTCGCAGGACAAGAGTTTCTACGCCTCGCTGATCCTGACGGGCGCGATCACCGTCGCCAGCGTCCCGACCTTCCTGACGGGGGTGGGGATCTGA
- the katG gene encoding catalase/peroxidase HPI, whose translation MPNGNTNQDWWPDQLSLDVLDQNAADVAPYDEDFDYAEEFQQLDLAEVKADLEELMTTSQEWWPADYGHYGPLFIRMAWHSAGTYRTTDGRGGASGGRQRLAPLNSWPDNANLDKARRLLWPVKQKYGRKLSWADLIVLAGNVALESMGFETFGFAGGREDDFAPDSAVDWGPEDEMEASERFDEDGELEDPLGATVMGLIYVNPEGPDGEPDPEASAANIRESFGRMAMNDEETAALIAGGHTFGKVHGADDPDEHVGPEPEAAPIEEQGLGWKSEHGSGKGADTITSGIEGPWNTTPTQWDMGYIDTLLNHKWWPEKGPGGAWQWTTQNGELDDAAPGVEDPSDNEDVMMLTTDIALKRDPDYREILERFQENPREFQETFAKAWYKLIHRDMGPAERFLGPEVPDEEMIWQDPLPDADYDPIGEDEVADLKAEILESELSISQLVKAAWAAASTYRDSDKRGGANGARIRLEPQRSWEVNEPDELETVLETLEGIQADFNDSRADGTRVSLADLIVLGGNAAVEQAAADAGYDVEVPFEPGRTDASQEQTDVESFEALKPNADGFRNYLGDDAARKPEELLVDRADLLSLTADEMTVLVGGMRALDANYQDSDLGVFTDRPETLTNDFFETLLDMDYEWEPVSEDREVFELRDRETGDVEWKGSRVDLVFGSNSRLRAIAEVYGADDAEEKFVQDFVDTWSKVMQLDRFDLE comes from the coding sequence ATGCCAAACGGAAATACAAATCAGGACTGGTGGCCGGATCAGTTGAGCTTGGACGTTCTCGATCAGAACGCCGCGGACGTCGCTCCGTACGACGAGGACTTCGATTACGCCGAGGAGTTCCAGCAACTCGACCTCGCGGAGGTAAAGGCGGACCTCGAAGAACTGATGACGACGTCCCAGGAGTGGTGGCCGGCCGACTACGGCCACTACGGGCCGCTTTTCATCCGGATGGCGTGGCACAGCGCCGGCACTTACCGAACCACCGACGGTCGCGGCGGCGCGTCCGGCGGTCGGCAACGTCTCGCGCCGCTCAATAGCTGGCCCGACAACGCGAACCTCGACAAGGCGCGTCGACTGCTCTGGCCGGTCAAACAGAAGTACGGCCGTAAGCTCTCGTGGGCCGACCTGATCGTTCTCGCCGGAAACGTCGCCCTGGAGTCGATGGGCTTCGAGACGTTCGGCTTCGCCGGTGGCCGCGAGGACGACTTCGCGCCCGACAGCGCCGTCGACTGGGGGCCCGAAGACGAGATGGAAGCCTCCGAGCGCTTCGACGAGGACGGCGAACTCGAGGACCCCCTCGGTGCTACCGTCATGGGGCTGATCTACGTGAACCCGGAGGGGCCGGACGGCGAGCCGGATCCCGAGGCGTCGGCGGCGAACATTCGCGAATCGTTCGGCCGAATGGCGATGAACGACGAGGAAACGGCCGCGCTCATCGCCGGCGGCCACACGTTCGGAAAAGTCCACGGTGCCGACGATCCCGACGAACACGTCGGTCCCGAACCCGAAGCGGCTCCGATCGAGGAACAAGGCCTCGGCTGGAAGAGCGAACACGGCTCCGGGAAGGGTGCCGACACGATCACCAGCGGGATCGAGGGTCCCTGGAACACCACGCCGACCCAGTGGGACATGGGCTACATCGATACGCTGCTCAACCACAAGTGGTGGCCCGAGAAGGGGCCCGGCGGTGCGTGGCAGTGGACCACGCAGAACGGAGAACTCGACGATGCCGCACCGGGCGTCGAGGACCCGTCGGACAACGAAGACGTGATGATGTTGACGACGGACATCGCTCTGAAGCGGGACCCCGACTATCGGGAAATCCTCGAGCGCTTCCAGGAGAACCCCCGGGAGTTCCAGGAGACGTTTGCCAAGGCGTGGTACAAGCTGATCCACCGCGACATGGGCCCGGCCGAGCGGTTCCTCGGCCCGGAGGTACCCGACGAGGAGATGATCTGGCAGGACCCGCTCCCAGACGCCGACTACGACCCGATCGGCGAGGACGAGGTCGCCGACCTCAAAGCGGAGATCCTCGAGTCCGAGCTGTCGATCTCCCAACTGGTCAAGGCCGCCTGGGCGGCGGCCTCGACCTACCGCGACAGCGACAAACGCGGCGGCGCGAACGGGGCCCGCATTCGCCTCGAACCCCAGCGGAGTTGGGAGGTCAACGAGCCCGACGAACTCGAGACGGTTCTGGAGACTCTGGAGGGAATTCAGGCGGACTTCAACGACTCGCGAGCCGACGGGACGAGGGTCTCGCTGGCCGACCTGATCGTCCTCGGCGGCAACGCGGCCGTCGAGCAGGCGGCGGCGGACGCCGGGTACGACGTCGAGGTTCCGTTCGAACCCGGCCGGACCGACGCCTCGCAGGAACAGACCGACGTCGAGTCCTTCGAAGCGCTCAAGCCGAACGCAGACGGCTTCCGGAACTACCTCGGTGACGACGCCGCCCGCAAGCCGGAGGAGCTGCTGGTCGACAGGGCCGACCTCCTGAGCCTGACCGCCGACGAAATGACGGTTCTGGTCGGCGGGATGCGCGCGCTGGATGCGAACTACCAGGACTCGGATCTCGGCGTCTTCACCGACCGGCCGGAGACGCTGACCAACGACTTCTTCGAGACCCTGCTCGATATGGACTACGAGTGGGAGCCGGTCTCGGAGGACCGGGAGGTCTTCGAACTGCGCGACCGCGAGACGGGCGACGTCGAGTGGAAGGGCTCCCGCGTGGACCTCGTCTTCGGATCCAACTCCCGGCTTCGAGCCATCGCGGAAGTCTACGGCGCCGACGACGCCGAGGAGAAGTTCGTCCAGGACTTCGTGGACACCTGGAGCAAGGTCATGCAGCTCGACCGCTTCGACCTCGAGTGA
- a CDS encoding RimK family alpha-L-glutamate ligase, with translation MSGADPVTVGVLSLHTSKETKAILNAAEDLGHDTEWLRAENTSVSVTDGTPVLEPDVDVIANRMLLSNTEQPAEELGLANTFTQLVPMLNEPNTVLTAIHKLSTATALASNEIRTPDVTLALSGDRLNAARERYGEEAVYKTAIGTHGGGTWKVGPDDPINAKVGNRYAFLQELVDQEDVRHRDLRVYVVGGEVVAAMYRYAPDNDWRTNVALGGSVEDATDDLPEEAAEMARQAAGVVGLDYAGVDLVEGDEGWYVLEVNPTAGFKGLYEATQVSPAPYIAKLAIERAGGEVDDDRVREIANVLDDSRPTAQPPDAVTSATEPAVIGYTEEVVLSGTSGSKTVLAKSDTGATRTSIDTGLAADIGAGPIKSITRVRSGSSKQSKSRPVVDVVVGVGGNQHTVTASVEDRSHMDYPVILGRDILENYQVDVSRRIDGDAPDTPEEEE, from the coding sequence ATGTCCGGTGCCGATCCCGTGACCGTCGGGGTACTGAGTCTGCATACGAGCAAGGAAACCAAAGCGATTCTCAACGCCGCCGAGGATCTCGGCCACGACACCGAGTGGCTCCGTGCGGAAAACACGTCCGTCAGCGTCACGGACGGCACTCCCGTCCTCGAGCCCGACGTCGACGTGATCGCCAACCGGATGCTGCTGTCGAACACCGAACAGCCCGCGGAGGAACTGGGGCTCGCGAACACCTTCACCCAGCTCGTGCCGATGCTCAACGAGCCGAACACGGTGTTGACCGCGATCCACAAGCTGTCGACGGCGACCGCGCTGGCGTCCAACGAGATCCGAACGCCGGACGTGACCCTCGCGCTGAGCGGCGACCGGCTGAACGCCGCACGGGAGCGCTACGGCGAGGAGGCCGTGTACAAGACCGCGATCGGGACCCACGGCGGGGGAACCTGGAAGGTCGGCCCCGACGACCCGATCAACGCCAAGGTCGGCAACCGCTATGCCTTCCTCCAGGAACTCGTCGACCAGGAGGACGTCCGCCACCGCGACCTGCGGGTGTACGTCGTCGGCGGCGAGGTCGTCGCCGCGATGTATCGCTACGCGCCGGACAACGACTGGCGAACGAACGTCGCGCTCGGCGGCTCCGTCGAGGACGCGACCGACGACCTCCCCGAGGAGGCCGCCGAGATGGCGCGGCAGGCGGCCGGCGTCGTCGGCCTCGACTACGCCGGCGTCGACCTCGTCGAGGGCGACGAGGGCTGGTACGTCCTCGAGGTCAATCCGACGGCGGGGTTCAAGGGACTCTACGAGGCGACGCAGGTGAGCCCGGCACCCTACATCGCGAAGTTGGCGATCGAACGCGCCGGTGGCGAGGTCGACGACGACCGGGTACGAGAGATCGCGAACGTCCTCGACGACTCCCGGCCGACGGCCCAGCCGCCGGACGCGGTGACGTCGGCGACGGAGCCGGCGGTGATCGGCTACACCGAGGAGGTCGTCCTCTCTGGGACGAGCGGGTCGAAGACGGTTCTGGCCAAGTCCGACACGGGCGCGACGCGGACGAGCATCGACACCGGGCTGGCCGCCGATATCGGTGCCGGACCGATCAAGTCCATCACCCGCGTCCGCTCGGGCAGCAGCAAGCAATCGAAGAGTCGCCCCGTCGTCGACGTCGTCGTCGGCGTCGGCGGGAACCAACACACCGTCACGGCCAGCGTCGAGGACCGCAGCCACATGGATTACCCCGTCATCCTCGGCCGCGATATCCTCGAGAACTATCAGGTCGACGTGAGCCGCCGGATCGACGGCGACGCGCCCGACACGCCCGAGGAAGAAGAATAG
- a CDS encoding flippase, with amino-acid sequence MNREDHIVHGFKATLVARGIYMLSSALLMFVLARYLLDPDGYGALYWAIGVLAIVQLFADLGLSRSVARYISEYRETDPGQVPHLLETTITVKVILLAVVGYVLLLYHEWIATALGDPGAAPFLAAGVVYLVVFSASTFSQVALQGFNHLEYSAIVQAISGAGRLLFAVGFVLAGFGALGAFFGYVVGYAIAGAVGIGILYSGFYARHDAADEYEEGLSKRLLEYSIPLTATRSANVIDKQIDIVLVGIFLNPAAVAFYTLGKQITDFVLAPAESLGFTISPNFGEQKAADQLEEARRIYETSLTNVLLLYIPAAVGLAIVAEPFLTMVIGQNYAGAVPVLQVLAGFVVLQAITNLTSDSLDYLGRARARAVAKGGTALANFGLNIVLIPAIGVVGAAIATVATHSVYVAVNLYIVHTELGLNVQRLARTTGLICAITGVMAVAVLLVTPLVSNLFMLFGAIAVGAITWGALAVLSGLVDPGQVRSVIG; translated from the coding sequence ATGAACAGGGAGGATCACATCGTCCACGGCTTCAAGGCAACGCTCGTCGCGCGCGGGATCTACATGCTCTCGAGCGCGCTGTTGATGTTCGTACTGGCGCGGTACCTGCTGGACCCGGACGGGTACGGCGCGCTCTACTGGGCGATCGGGGTGTTGGCCATCGTCCAGCTGTTCGCGGACCTAGGGCTGTCCCGGTCGGTCGCACGGTACATCTCCGAGTACCGCGAAACCGATCCCGGGCAGGTTCCCCACCTCCTCGAGACGACGATCACGGTCAAAGTAATCTTGCTCGCGGTCGTCGGCTACGTCCTGTTGCTCTACCACGAGTGGATCGCGACCGCGCTCGGCGATCCGGGAGCGGCCCCGTTCCTCGCAGCCGGCGTCGTCTATCTCGTGGTCTTCTCCGCGAGTACTTTCTCGCAGGTCGCCTTACAGGGGTTTAATCATCTGGAGTACAGCGCCATCGTTCAGGCGATCAGCGGCGCGGGACGACTGCTCTTTGCCGTCGGGTTCGTCCTCGCAGGCTTCGGCGCGCTCGGGGCCTTCTTCGGCTACGTCGTGGGGTATGCCATCGCCGGGGCCGTCGGGATCGGCATCCTCTACTCCGGCTTCTACGCCCGCCACGACGCCGCCGACGAGTACGAGGAGGGGCTCTCGAAGCGGCTGCTCGAGTACAGCATCCCCCTGACGGCGACCCGGAGCGCGAACGTCATCGACAAGCAGATCGACATCGTGCTGGTCGGGATCTTTCTGAACCCCGCCGCAGTCGCGTTCTACACGCTGGGCAAGCAGATCACCGATTTCGTCCTCGCGCCCGCCGAGTCGCTCGGCTTTACCATCTCGCCGAACTTCGGCGAGCAGAAGGCCGCCGACCAGCTCGAGGAGGCCAGACGGATCTACGAGACCTCGCTGACGAACGTCCTCCTGCTCTATATCCCGGCGGCGGTCGGGCTGGCGATCGTCGCCGAGCCGTTCCTGACGATGGTGATCGGGCAGAACTACGCCGGTGCGGTCCCCGTGTTGCAGGTGCTCGCCGGCTTCGTCGTGTTGCAGGCGATCACGAACCTGACCAGCGACAGTCTCGATTACCTCGGTCGCGCCCGCGCCCGCGCCGTCGCGAAGGGCGGAACGGCGCTCGCTAACTTCGGGCTGAACATCGTCCTGATCCCGGCGATCGGGGTCGTCGGCGCGGCGATCGCGACGGTAGCGACGCACTCGGTCTACGTCGCGGTGAACCTCTATATCGTCCACACCGAACTCGGGCTGAACGTCCAGCGGCTCGCCCGGACGACGGGCCTGATCTGTGCGATCACGGGCGTCATGGCCGTCGCCGTGTTGCTGGTGACGCCGCTGGTCTCGAACCTCTTCATGCTGTTCGGTGCGATCGCGGTCGGGGCGATCACGTGGGGTGCGCTGGCGGTACTGAGCGGGCTGGTCGATCCGGGGCAGGTTCGGTCGGTCATCGGGTGA
- a CDS encoding XapX domain-containing protein — translation MTTQLTVLALLTGVVTGALFRFLNVPIPAPPELPGIMGVVGIYLGYKLIAYFDLGIDLVETLGL, via the coding sequence ATGACGACCCAGCTTACCGTCCTCGCGTTGCTCACCGGAGTGGTGACCGGCGCGCTGTTTCGGTTTCTCAACGTCCCGATCCCGGCCCCGCCGGAACTCCCGGGCATCATGGGGGTCGTCGGGATCTATCTCGGCTACAAACTGATCGCGTACTTCGATCTTGGGATCGATCTCGTCGAGACGCTCGGACTATAG
- a CDS encoding succinylglutamate desuccinylase/aspartoacylase family protein, with translation MSDDATSEPPDGSTNEAFTYNGGRVDPGESANIRYGISETYLGDPVRIPVTVVNGEHPGPTMFLSAAAHGDELNGIEVVREVAHDWDHSILHGTLVCLPVMNVPGFLAQERYLPIYDRDLNRSFPGREGSTSARRMANQIFTNFIEPCDLGLDFHTSTRGRTNMLHVRANTERSTVARLAKAFSSNVIIAGEGPSGTLRREATEAGVPTITVEMGEAHRFQRRLIDRALTGVASVLAEFGLHRESSVHWPGWRTVIDDDDEKTWLRADAGGIVDMKRGRGQLVEEGEVICTITNPFKEDEDIVTVEAPFTGLIVGVLENPVVYPGNPLCHLVGLSPDTLTALERERTTERSRSDLRQGDD, from the coding sequence ATGAGCGACGACGCGACGAGCGAACCTCCCGACGGGTCGACCAACGAAGCGTTCACCTACAACGGCGGCCGCGTCGATCCGGGCGAATCGGCGAACATCCGATACGGTATCAGCGAGACGTATCTCGGCGATCCCGTCCGGATCCCCGTGACGGTCGTCAACGGCGAACATCCGGGGCCGACGATGTTCCTCTCGGCGGCGGCCCACGGCGACGAACTCAACGGGATCGAGGTCGTTCGGGAGGTGGCCCACGACTGGGACCACTCGATACTGCACGGGACGCTCGTCTGTCTGCCCGTGATGAACGTCCCCGGCTTCCTCGCACAGGAACGGTATCTCCCGATCTACGATCGGGACCTGAACCGGTCGTTCCCCGGCCGGGAGGGGTCGACCAGCGCCCGGCGGATGGCCAACCAGATCTTCACCAACTTCATCGAACCCTGCGATCTCGGGCTGGACTTCCACACGTCGACGCGGGGTCGGACGAATATGCTTCACGTCCGGGCGAACACGGAGCGATCGACCGTCGCCAGACTCGCCAAGGCGTTCAGTTCCAACGTCATCATCGCCGGCGAGGGGCCGTCGGGAACGCTCCGCCGCGAGGCCACCGAGGCCGGGGTTCCGACGATCACGGTCGAAATGGGCGAGGCCCACCGGTTCCAGCGGCGGCTGATCGACCGCGCGCTTACCGGCGTCGCGAGCGTCCTCGCCGAGTTCGGACTCCACCGCGAGTCGTCGGTTCACTGGCCCGGCTGGCGGACCGTCATCGACGACGACGACGAGAAGACCTGGCTCCGGGCCGACGCCGGCGGCATCGTCGACATGAAACGCGGCCGCGGCCAGCTCGTCGAGGAGGGGGAGGTCATCTGTACCATCACCAACCCGTTCAAGGAAGACGAGGACATCGTCACCGTCGAAGCCCCTTTCACCGGCCTCATCGTCGGCGTCCTCGAGAACCCGGTCGTCTACCCGGGGAACCCGCTGTGTCACCTCGTCGGGCTCTCTCCGGACACCCTCACCGCGCTCGAGCGCGAGCGGACGACCGAGCGGTCGCGGTCGGACCTCCGGCAGGGGGACGACTGA
- a CDS encoding succinate dehydrogenase/fumarate reductase iron-sulfur subunit, which translates to MSTQQAEPESQEAPEDPAMKGAESPAADEQNGGGMVDEHAEKAAELEGETVHIKVFRYDPEVEGKQEPRFDDFHVPFEKGMTVLDSVMYARDEYDSSLTFRHSCRQAVCGSDAFFVNGKQRLGCKTQISDLEQPVRIEPLPHQEVVKDLVVDMDHFYDQMHTVEPYFQDEDTPPVDDLEEQRQSPENREKIKMSSRCIWCGACMSSCNIAAGDNEYLGPAAINKAYKFAMDDREGEEIKEHRLRILEQEHGVWRCQTQFSCTEVCPKDIPLTEHIQELKREAVKKNLKFW; encoded by the coding sequence ATGAGTACACAACAAGCCGAACCCGAGAGCCAGGAAGCACCGGAAGACCCGGCGATGAAAGGCGCGGAGTCGCCGGCTGCGGACGAACAGAACGGCGGCGGGATGGTCGACGAACACGCCGAGAAGGCCGCCGAACTCGAGGGGGAGACGGTCCACATCAAGGTGTTCCGCTACGACCCCGAAGTCGAGGGCAAGCAGGAACCCCGTTTCGACGACTTTCACGTCCCCTTCGAGAAGGGGATGACCGTCCTCGACTCGGTCATGTACGCCCGCGACGAGTACGACTCGTCGCTGACGTTCCGTCACTCCTGTCGGCAGGCCGTCTGTGGCTCCGACGCGTTCTTCGTCAACGGCAAGCAGCGACTGGGCTGTAAGACCCAGATCTCCGATCTGGAACAGCCGGTCCGCATCGAGCCGCTGCCCCACCAGGAGGTCGTCAAGGATCTGGTCGTCGACATGGATCACTTCTACGACCAGATGCACACGGTCGAGCCGTACTTCCAGGACGAGGACACGCCGCCGGTCGATGACCTCGAGGAGCAGCGCCAGAGCCCGGAAAACCGCGAGAAGATCAAGATGTCCTCGCGGTGTATCTGGTGTGGCGCGTGTATGTCCTCGTGTAACATCGCAGCCGGCGACAACGAGTATCTGGGCCCGGCGGCGATCAACAAGGCCTACAAGTTCGCGATGGACGACCGCGAGGGCGAGGAGATCAAGGAGCATCGACTCCGCATTCTCGAGCAGGAACACGGCGTCTGGCGGTGCCAGACCCAGTTCTCCTGTACCGAGGTGTGTCCGAAGGACATCCCGCTCACCGAGCACATTCAGGAGCTCAAGCGGGAGGCAGTCAAGAAGAACCTGAAATTCTGGTAA
- a CDS encoding GNAT family N-acetyltransferase — MKIREATDSDAEAIRTIARDSLGSTYTDFLEAETIDEAVEQWYGDSIADELADDRTLFLLVERDGEIAGFSQSELVGQRANTGRLLWLHVHPDHRGDGTGVRLLVRTRERLLEEGTDGIQCFVLADNEGGNEFYRSHGFEQAGQREVEIGSETFTENVYVEADLEDEGEWGTVDELTVDGETIYVSYGEAARGSRAPFYVAYSDDDRTEHYAWFCGNCDSIDNAMDAMGRIECNECGNRRKATRWDSSYL, encoded by the coding sequence ATGAAGATCCGAGAGGCAACCGATTCGGACGCCGAAGCGATTCGGACGATCGCCCGCGACTCGCTGGGTTCTACGTACACCGACTTCCTCGAGGCCGAGACCATCGACGAGGCCGTCGAACAGTGGTACGGCGACTCGATCGCGGACGAACTCGCGGACGACCGGACGCTGTTCTTGCTCGTCGAACGCGACGGCGAGATCGCGGGCTTTTCCCAGAGCGAACTGGTCGGCCAGCGGGCCAACACCGGCCGACTGCTCTGGCTCCACGTCCACCCGGACCACCGCGGCGACGGGACTGGCGTGCGCCTGCTGGTTCGCACCCGCGAGCGACTCCTCGAGGAGGGGACCGACGGGATCCAGTGTTTCGTCCTCGCGGACAACGAGGGCGGCAACGAGTTCTACCGCAGTCACGGCTTCGAGCAGGCGGGCCAGCGCGAGGTCGAGATCGGCTCGGAAACGTTCACCGAGAACGTCTACGTCGAGGCCGACCTCGAGGACGAGGGCGAGTGGGGAACGGTCGACGAACTGACCGTCGACGGCGAGACGATCTACGTGAGCTACGGCGAGGCCGCCAGGGGATCGCGGGCACCGTTTTACGTGGCCTACAGCGACGACGACCGCACCGAACACTACGCCTGGTTCTGCGGGAACTGCGATTCGATCGACAACGCCATGGATGCGATGGGCCGCATCGAGTGCAACGAGTGTGGCAACCGCCGCAAAGCGACCCGGTGGGACTCCTCGTACCTCTGA
- a CDS encoding succinate dehydrogenase hydrophobic membrane anchor subunit, whose amino-acid sequence MAERYSSFTPGGTGWFLQRVTAAFLVVVLAFHFFLLHFVNHAYEVSFMGTQARMENIGYFLTMVLFLVTAAFHGVNGVYNALVNQGLEGTQKKVVLAVLTIAGVGLVAQGTYVALTMAGMI is encoded by the coding sequence ATGGCGGAGCGCTACTCCTCCTTTACGCCCGGCGGCACCGGCTGGTTCCTCCAGCGCGTCACCGCCGCGTTCCTCGTCGTCGTTCTCGCCTTCCACTTCTTCCTCTTGCACTTCGTCAACCACGCGTACGAGGTAAGCTTCATGGGTACTCAGGCCCGAATGGAGAATATCGGGTACTTCCTCACGATGGTCCTGTTCCTGGTGACCGCCGCCTTCCACGGCGTCAACGGCGTTTACAACGCCCTGGTCAACCAGGGACTCGAGGGGACCCAGAAGAAGGTCGTGCTGGCGGTGTTGACCATCGCCGGCGTCGGCCTCGTCGCGCAGGGAACGTACGTCGCACTCACAATGGCGGGCATGATCTAA
- a CDS encoding FAD-binding protein: MYEHDVIVVGAGGAGLRAAIAANEAGADVAMVTKLHPVRSHTGAAEGGINAALQEGDDWELHAYDTMKGSDYLGDAPAVETLAQNAPEETINLEHWGMPFSREEDGTVSQRPFGGLSYPRTTYAGAETGHHLLHTMYEQVVKRGIQVYDEWYVMDLATTDEDDPNDRECHGVVAYDVQSGNIEGFKANNGVVLATGGPGQAFDHTTNAVSCTGDGHAMAYRAGAPLEDMEFIQFHPTSLPSTGVLISEGVRGEGGILYNSEGERFMFEYGYANNSGELASRDVVARAELTEVDEGRGVDDEYVHLDMRHLGEERIMDRLENILHLAEDFEGVDGLVEPMPVKPGQHYAMGGIEVDENGQTCVDGLYAAGECACVSVHGGNRLGGNALPELIVFGKRAGQHAAGEDLGEPEIRTGYGDDVEDETDTELPVAPGKAGLETSGSVAADGGVAADAEGVLQRKVETARERVDTLMDKEDGVQHAEIRAKLQKAMTDYVNVFRTEEGVKKALEIIRECREEYQDVYVDDPSRTFNTDLQQTIETRNLIDVAETIALGALVRDEFRGAHWRKEHQERKDEEWLKHTLISWDDGEPSIFYRPVILEGENKTYEPKERSY; this comes from the coding sequence ATGTACGAACACGACGTCATCGTGGTCGGCGCCGGCGGCGCCGGCCTCCGGGCCGCGATCGCAGCGAACGAAGCGGGAGCCGACGTGGCGATGGTCACGAAGCTCCATCCCGTCCGCAGCCACACCGGCGCGGCGGAGGGCGGCATCAACGCGGCGCTTCAGGAGGGCGACGACTGGGAACTCCACGCCTACGACACGATGAAGGGCTCGGACTACCTCGGCGACGCGCCGGCGGTCGAGACCCTCGCCCAGAACGCGCCCGAGGAAACAATCAACCTCGAACACTGGGGGATGCCGTTCTCCCGCGAGGAGGACGGGACCGTCTCCCAGCGGCCGTTCGGTGGCCTCTCCTACCCCCGGACCACCTACGCCGGGGCGGAGACGGGCCATCACCTGCTGCACACGATGTACGAACAGGTCGTCAAACGCGGCATTCAGGTCTACGACGAGTGGTACGTCATGGACCTGGCGACGACCGACGAGGACGATCCCAACGACCGCGAGTGTCACGGCGTCGTCGCCTACGACGTCCAGTCGGGCAACATCGAAGGGTTCAAAGCGAACAACGGCGTCGTCCTCGCGACCGGCGGCCCCGGCCAGGCGTTCGACCACACCACCAACGCCGTCTCCTGTACCGGCGACGGCCACGCGATGGCATATCGTGCCGGCGCGCCGCTCGAGGACATGGAGTTCATCCAGTTCCACCCGACTTCGCTGCCCTCGACCGGAGTCCTGATCTCCGAGGGGGTCCGCGGGGAAGGCGGCATCCTCTACAACAGCGAGGGCGAGCGGTTCATGTTCGAGTACGGCTACGCGAACAACTCCGGCGAACTCGCCAGCCGCGACGTCGTCGCCCGCGCGGAACTCACGGAGGTCGACGAGGGACGGGGCGTCGACGACGAGTACGTCCACCTCGACATGCGCCACCTCGGGGAAGAGCGCATCATGGACCGCCTCGAGAACATCCTGCACCTCGCGGAGGACTTCGAGGGCGTCGACGGGCTCGTCGAGCCGATGCCGGTCAAGCCCGGCCAGCACTACGCCATGGGCGGCATCGAGGTCGACGAGAACGGTCAGACCTGCGTCGACGGCCTCTACGCGGCCGGCGAATGCGCCTGCGTCTCCGTCCACGGCGGCAACCGACTCGGCGGCAACGCCCTGCCGGAACTGATCGTCTTCGGCAAGCGCGCCGGTCAACACGCCGCCGGCGAGGACCTCGGCGAGCCCGAGATCCGGACCGGCTACGGCGACGACGTCGAGGACGAGACCGACACCGAACTGCCGGTCGCGCCCGGCAAGGCGGGACTCGAGACCAGCGGGAGCGTCGCCGCCGACGGCGGCGTGGCCGCCGACGCCGAGGGCGTCCTCCAGCGGAAGGTCGAGACCGCCCGTGAGCGCGTCGATACCCTGATGGACAAGGAAGACGGCGTCCAGCACGCCGAGATCCGCGCGAAACTCCAGAAGGCGATGACCGACTACGTCAACGTCTTCCGGACCGAGGAGGGCGTCAAGAAGGCCCTCGAGATCATCCGTGAATGCCGCGAGGAGTACCAGGACGTCTACGTCGACGACCCCTCCCGGACGTTCAACACGGACCTCCAGCAGACCATCGAAACGCGCAACCTGATCGACGTCGCCGAGACGATCGCGCTCGGTGCCCTGGTGCGCGACGAGTTCCGCGGCGCGCACTGGCGCAAGGAACACCAGGAGCGCAAAGACGAGGAGTGGCTCAAGCACACGCTGATCTCGTGGGACGACGGCGAACCGTCGATCTTCTATCGCCCCGTGATCCTCGAGGGCGAGAACAAGACCTACGAGCCCAAAGAGCGCAGTTACTGA